In Sulfurovum riftiae, one DNA window encodes the following:
- a CDS encoding lysophospholipid acyltransferase family protein produces MKIFAKIRFGWNAFVIAVNTGLIMIPAIVLFPKYKGPIMHHLNRLTLFLMGAKLSQEGEMDPEADLYVMNHQGIIDIIGMEALQNRHLRWVAKKELFSMPIYGHLLRHGDMISLDRSNKAGLIKLMKDVKESLEVKHRPVAIFPEGTRAKDQTVLPFKQGTKMIAEKLNLKVQPVVITGSKWILNEHDKTGHGGTVHYKFLPTITADKNNKEWFDTLHQQMQEEIDNEYTDHHRSR; encoded by the coding sequence ATGAAGATCTTTGCGAAAATTAGATTTGGCTGGAATGCCTTTGTCATTGCCGTCAATACAGGTTTGATCATGATACCCGCGATCGTTCTTTTCCCAAAGTACAAAGGTCCCATCATGCATCATCTGAACCGTCTTACACTCTTTTTGATGGGTGCAAAACTTTCCCAGGAGGGAGAGATGGACCCGGAAGCGGACCTCTATGTCATGAACCATCAGGGTATCATCGATATCATCGGTATGGAGGCCCTACAGAACAGACACCTCAGATGGGTGGCGAAAAAAGAGCTTTTCTCTATGCCTATCTACGGACATCTGCTGCGCCACGGCGATATGATCTCACTTGACAGAAGCAACAAGGCCGGCCTGATCAAACTGATGAAAGATGTCAAAGAATCCCTTGAAGTCAAACATCGCCCAGTGGCGATCTTCCCTGAAGGCACAAGGGCCAAGGACCAGACAGTACTTCCTTTTAAACAGGGAACGAAAATGATCGCTGAAAAACTCAATCTCAAGGTGCAGCCGGTCGTGATCACCGGAAGCAAATGGATACTGAACGAACATGACAAAACAGGACACGGCGGGACCGTACATTACAAATTCCTCCCGACCATAACAGCGGACAAGAACAACAAAGAGTGGTTCGACACCCTCCACCAACAAATGCAGGAAGAGATAGACAATGAATACACTGACCATCATCGCAGTCGCTAG
- the crcB gene encoding fluoride efflux transporter CrcB, producing MNTLTIIAVASGGAIGATLRLLLNGLINRHFIHPLPLGTLGVNLLGSLIIGILFAYFHLNTSLSPHLKTFMVTGILGALTTYSTFAIESFFLLEAGHYTHAFINMALNVFGTIFMAGIGYLLVLQLAK from the coding sequence ATGAATACACTGACCATCATCGCAGTCGCTAGCGGCGGCGCCATAGGCGCCACGCTGAGACTGCTCCTCAACGGTCTCATCAACAGGCACTTCATCCACCCGCTCCCTCTGGGGACCCTGGGAGTCAACCTGCTGGGAAGTCTCATCATCGGTATACTCTTCGCCTATTTCCACCTGAACACCTCACTCTCCCCGCACCTGAAGACCTTCATGGTCACGGGGATACTGGGGGCACTGACAACCTACTCCACCTTCGCCATAGAGAGCTTTTTTCTGCTTGAAGCAGGACATTATACCCATGCCTTCATCAATATGGCACTCAACGTCTTTGGCACCATATTCATGGCAGGCATCGGATACCTTCTGGTACTGCAGCTGGCAAAATAA
- a CDS encoding Na/Pi cotransporter family protein encodes MDSLSLLTILKVVGGLGIFLLGMIVMTDGLRSLAGDSMKNLLMRFTRSPLSGAATGAVVTSILQSSSATTVAAVGFVGAGLMAFPEALGIIFGANIGTTITGWMVVLFGFKLNLGIAVLPLIFIGAVLKLFFRKKLAAAGYALAGFGLIFVGITFLQEGMSGFEGIITPDNLPSHSLTGILKLVVLGMIATVITQSSSAGVAATLTALFANAINFEQAAALVIGMDVGTTVTALLASVGGSVNAKRTSLSHVVYNIMTAVLAVFLITPFVYVWEEITSAPIVTNAEVALVAFHTLFNTLGALLILPFTGRFARMMEKLIPSERPKYTVKLDQKVLEETDLALEAVRISMQEEFIALLKHINFLLGELKNGEKADLPVLEAALNDTRDYLDAIDLRHEENSAKWKELISLIHILDHLFRLFERCEEDAYRAKVVQNASELMKECTMLTANNKEIIRALDSRNFTKAENVAKRSEDHIVSITAPYRKKIAEEMAEDKISMEAGTAKLEAVRWLLRITHHIARITLHMEEAILFTAK; translated from the coding sequence ATGGATAGTCTCTCTCTTCTGACCATATTAAAAGTTGTCGGCGGATTAGGGATTTTTCTACTGGGTATGATAGTCATGACGGACGGATTGCGTTCTCTGGCCGGAGACAGTATGAAGAATCTCCTGATGCGTTTTACGCGGAGTCCCCTTTCAGGAGCTGCCACAGGTGCAGTCGTGACTTCCATTTTACAGTCGTCCAGTGCCACCACTGTTGCAGCAGTGGGGTTCGTGGGTGCCGGCCTCATGGCTTTTCCCGAAGCTCTGGGTATCATTTTCGGTGCAAATATAGGTACGACCATTACCGGCTGGATGGTCGTTCTGTTCGGCTTCAAACTCAATCTTGGTATTGCGGTTCTTCCCCTTATATTCATTGGGGCCGTACTCAAACTCTTTTTCAGGAAAAAACTGGCAGCAGCAGGCTATGCACTGGCCGGTTTCGGTCTTATTTTTGTAGGAATAACCTTTTTACAGGAAGGTATGAGCGGTTTTGAGGGCATCATCACACCGGACAACCTTCCTTCCCATTCACTGACGGGTATATTGAAACTGGTGGTACTCGGTATGATCGCTACAGTGATCACACAGTCGTCCAGCGCCGGTGTCGCTGCAACACTGACTGCACTTTTTGCCAATGCCATCAATTTTGAACAGGCTGCAGCACTTGTGATCGGTATGGATGTGGGAACTACCGTGACAGCACTGCTGGCCTCGGTAGGCGGTTCTGTCAATGCCAAAAGAACCAGCCTTTCACATGTGGTCTACAATATCATGACCGCAGTCTTAGCCGTTTTCCTCATTACACCTTTTGTCTATGTCTGGGAAGAGATCACATCGGCACCTATTGTTACCAATGCAGAAGTCGCACTTGTTGCTTTTCACACCCTCTTCAACACGCTGGGTGCCCTGCTCATACTCCCCTTCACTGGCAGGTTTGCGAGAATGATGGAAAAACTCATTCCTTCGGAAAGACCGAAATATACGGTCAAACTGGACCAGAAAGTACTTGAAGAGACAGATCTGGCATTGGAAGCGGTACGCATCTCCATGCAGGAGGAGTTCATCGCACTCCTGAAGCATATCAACTTTCTGCTCGGTGAGCTCAAGAACGGTGAAAAAGCGGACTTGCCTGTCCTGGAGGCAGCCTTGAATGATACACGGGACTATCTTGATGCTATCGATCTCAGGCATGAGGAAAATAGTGCCAAATGGAAAGAGCTTATCTCACTGATCCACATACTGGACCATCTTTTTCGCCTCTTTGAGCGCTGTGAAGAGGATGCCTACCGGGCAAAAGTCGTACAGAACGCTTCGGAACTGATGAAAGAGTGTACTATGCTGACCGCGAACAATAAGGAGATCATCCGCGCACTCGATTCAAGGAACTTCACCAAAGCAGAGAATGTTGCCAAAAGAAGCGAGGATCACATTGTTTCAATAACGGCACCCTACAGGAAAAAGATTGCCGAGGAGATGGCTGAAGACAAGATCAGTATGGAGGCAGGAACCGCCAAACTCGAGGCTGTCAGATGGCTTCTGCGTATCACACATCATATTGCCAGGATCACTCTCCATATGGAAGAGGCTATTCTCTTTACTGCCAAATAG
- a CDS encoding Hsp20/alpha crystallin family protein, producing MIKKKLSLLLLPLAATLSLQAANPFDDPFFNDPFGDDIFKEMLQMQREMDKMFERMQQRMNQRSSGLVSPLGTYKMAVQNQLVDKGDHYELATNIPESRENHIDINTADGMMSITAKVVQEKEEKSQYGISQSRSVRMYQQSTSLPADADESAIKTSYRNGKLVVTIGKKQGAAKAVAVPAPKKTEVKKTEEKVVVPKADYESKEKKTSEVKKEEKSTSEKESNNTIKPMTINSDVPTMS from the coding sequence ATGATAAAGAAAAAACTTTCATTGCTGCTGTTGCCACTGGCAGCAACACTTTCGCTTCAGGCAGCCAACCCTTTTGACGATCCGTTCTTTAACGACCCGTTCGGTGATGACATCTTCAAAGAGATGCTTCAGATGCAAAGGGAGATGGACAAGATGTTCGAACGTATGCAGCAGCGTATGAACCAGCGTTCTTCCGGTCTGGTAAGTCCACTCGGTACCTACAAGATGGCCGTGCAGAATCAGCTTGTGGACAAAGGTGACCACTACGAACTGGCAACCAATATCCCCGAAAGCAGGGAGAACCATATCGATATTAATACCGCCGACGGAATGATGAGCATCACGGCCAAGGTCGTGCAGGAGAAAGAGGAGAAGAGCCAGTATGGTATCAGCCAGTCACGCTCTGTCAGAATGTACCAGCAGAGCACATCACTCCCTGCAGATGCAGATGAATCTGCTATCAAAACAAGCTACAGGAACGGGAAACTCGTTGTGACCATAGGCAAGAAACAGGGTGCAGCCAAAGCTGTTGCAGTACCGGCACCCAAAAAGACCGAAGTCAAAAAAACGGAAGAGAAAGTAGTCGTTCCCAAGGCCGATTATGAAAGCAAAGAGAAGAAAACATCAGAAGTGAAAAAAGAAGAAAAAAGTACTTCCGAAAAAGAGAGTAACAATACCATCAAACCAATGACCATTAACTCTGATGTTCCTACAATGAGTTGA
- a CDS encoding FMN-binding glutamate synthase family protein, whose amino-acid sequence MNNDTLSHYFPLFNADWSILIKIMITVILLVMLGVFIYDRYIQRKNQLLINFPLIGRMRYLFYMLRGPMRQYFGDETYYDSFEKLLWINKVAAGKNPYLSFSPTKPYGNQKTLFRHANFVKEIEEVQETFSVVFGEKRKYPFVAQSIVGRSAMSDGAISPEGTRAFAKGAYRAHFPINTGEGGLTSNFLSTLHCMDCSKEYLEFREGTWFAKSVFRLMKLLTNKEVAQRVYRKMVVRQKDRGTFIFDNIKLTYFRINWSVPLEHFPKDVPDGVPDIVFQMGSGLYGVRDAEGNFDEIRYKKVMAFCRMTEIKLAQGAKQTGGKLLASKVSDDIAYYRSVPAHEDLISPNRFPYAQNMEMFFDFISRLQELSDKPVGFKIVISDREAFEVYAKALQKRKEEGRSIADFLTIDGGDGGSATAPLEMMSKIGLPIREALKIVTEVLEVYGLREEIKLIAAEKVLTPDDVVELLCHGADFINIARGFMISAGCIRARECSGAGGKNCPVGLATMDEAKRSKYLVSEKAKHVANYHNELIAGVRSLLAVMGKTSIDELGMEDLIRRDSMFKNG is encoded by the coding sequence ATGAATAACGATACACTTTCACACTATTTTCCCCTGTTCAATGCAGACTGGAGCATCCTGATCAAGATCATGATCACGGTGATCCTCCTGGTCATGCTGGGTGTATTCATCTATGACCGGTATATACAGAGAAAGAACCAGCTGCTCATCAATTTCCCGCTTATCGGACGAATGCGCTATCTGTTCTATATGCTCAGAGGCCCCATGCGTCAGTATTTCGGTGACGAGACCTACTACGACTCTTTTGAAAAACTGCTCTGGATCAACAAGGTCGCTGCAGGGAAGAACCCCTATCTTTCCTTCTCTCCCACAAAACCCTACGGCAATCAGAAGACACTCTTTCGGCATGCCAACTTCGTCAAAGAGATCGAAGAGGTGCAAGAGACCTTCTCTGTCGTGTTCGGAGAAAAACGCAAGTATCCATTTGTGGCTCAGAGTATCGTCGGACGTTCCGCTATGAGTGACGGTGCGATCTCCCCGGAGGGAACACGTGCCTTTGCCAAAGGTGCCTACAGGGCCCATTTTCCCATCAACACTGGCGAGGGTGGCCTCACGTCCAACTTCCTCTCTACACTGCATTGTATGGACTGCAGCAAGGAATACCTGGAGTTCAGAGAGGGGACCTGGTTCGCCAAGTCGGTATTCAGGCTCATGAAACTGCTTACCAACAAGGAGGTCGCCCAGAGGGTTTACCGCAAGATGGTCGTCAGACAAAAGGACAGAGGCACGTTTATATTTGATAATATTAAACTCACCTACTTCCGCATAAACTGGTCTGTGCCCCTTGAACACTTCCCCAAAGATGTGCCCGATGGGGTTCCCGATATTGTTTTTCAGATGGGAAGCGGACTTTATGGCGTAAGAGATGCAGAGGGCAACTTTGACGAGATACGATACAAGAAGGTAATGGCCTTCTGCCGCATGACGGAGATAAAACTGGCCCAGGGTGCCAAACAGACAGGCGGAAAACTGCTGGCCTCCAAAGTGAGTGATGACATAGCCTATTACCGTTCCGTACCTGCACACGAAGATCTCATAAGCCCAAACCGTTTTCCCTATGCGCAGAATATGGAGATGTTCTTCGATTTCATCTCCAGGCTTCAGGAACTCTCAGACAAGCCGGTAGGTTTCAAGATCGTCATCTCGGACAGAGAAGCCTTCGAGGTCTATGCCAAAGCGTTGCAGAAACGAAAAGAGGAGGGCAGAAGCATAGCCGATTTCCTTACCATCGACGGCGGAGATGGCGGCTCAGCGACCGCACCGCTTGAGATGATGAGCAAGATCGGACTGCCCATACGGGAAGCATTGAAGATCGTTACAGAGGTGTTGGAGGTATACGGCCTAAGAGAGGAGATAAAACTCATTGCTGCTGAAAAGGTGCTTACACCCGATGATGTGGTCGAACTTCTCTGCCACGGGGCGGACTTCATCAACATCGCCAGGGGTTTCATGATATCCGCCGGATGTATCAGGGCGCGTGAATGCTCGGGTGCAGGCGGCAAGAACTGCCCTGTGGGCCTTGCGACGATGGATGAAGCCAAACGGAGCAAATACCTTGTCAGTGAAAAGGCCAAGCATGTAGCGAACTACCATAATGAACTCATTGCGGGAGTACGCTCACTGCTGGCGGTCATGGGTAAAACATCTATTGACGAATTGGGAATGGAAGACTTGATAAGAAGAGACTCAATGTTTAAGAATGGTTAA
- a CDS encoding DoxX family protein, giving the protein MKDLVAEIRVLFSYPRNIVLLLARLVIAYGFSMPALMKFENISGTAEWFASISIPLPTLTAYLVTGIETMGIVFLTLGLFTRYISLFLSCVMIGAILFVHGPNGYSLAQNGMEIPFYYLLFLMVFVSYGPGRFSLDSLFFKDGIYE; this is encoded by the coding sequence ATGAAAGATCTTGTCGCGGAGATACGGGTGCTTTTTTCCTACCCGAGGAATATCGTTCTGCTGCTGGCACGTCTTGTCATTGCGTACGGATTCTCCATGCCTGCACTGATGAAGTTCGAGAATATCAGCGGTACGGCAGAATGGTTCGCAAGCATCTCCATTCCGCTCCCTACACTCACGGCTTACCTGGTGACCGGCATCGAGACGATGGGGATCGTTTTCCTAACACTGGGACTCTTTACCCGCTACATCTCCCTCTTCCTCTCCTGTGTGATGATCGGTGCGATCCTTTTCGTCCATGGACCGAATGGCTATTCGCTTGCCCAGAACGGTATGGAGATCCCCTTTTACTATCTGCTCTTTTTAATGGTCTTCGTCTCTTACGGTCCGGGAAGGTTCAGTCTGGATTCTCTCTTTTTCAAGGACGGCATTTATGAATAA
- a CDS encoding MBL fold metallo-hydrolase, whose product MLKHFILLLVFTFTTLPASTLSLLILGSGGPEMGDQRASSAYIVKVDGRSRVLIDFGGGASLRFEEAGVHIEELDVILLTHLHIDHTADLPALMKASFFTPRSRDLELFGPEGNRVMPGTRTFIKRLFENRDGAWQYMGDYLDGRAAFRLRAKDVRKSRKVHTIYRKGDLSIQAVSVHHGPIPAMAYRVNVGKKSITFSGDMNGKYHTLERLAKNTDLLLAHNAVPKGAGGPAADLHMTPYTIGQIASKANAGTLILSHRMLRTLGRESETKKEIRKSYKGKTAFADDKSLYNVR is encoded by the coding sequence ATGCTCAAACACTTTATACTTCTTCTTGTTTTCACATTCACAACACTTCCCGCTTCTACCCTCTCCCTGCTAATCCTGGGTTCCGGCGGGCCTGAAATGGGAGACCAGCGTGCCTCCTCTGCCTACATCGTCAAGGTGGATGGCAGGAGCCGTGTTCTCATAGACTTTGGCGGCGGGGCTTCGCTTCGTTTTGAGGAAGCCGGAGTCCATATAGAAGAGCTCGATGTCATACTGCTCACCCACCTGCATATCGACCATACAGCCGACCTGCCCGCTTTGATGAAAGCCTCCTTCTTTACCCCAAGGTCCCGTGACCTGGAGCTTTTTGGTCCGGAGGGCAACAGGGTCATGCCCGGCACACGTACATTCATCAAAAGACTTTTTGAGAACAGAGACGGGGCCTGGCAGTATATGGGTGACTACCTTGACGGGCGCGCAGCTTTCAGACTGAGAGCGAAAGATGTCAGAAAGAGCAGAAAAGTGCATACCATTTACCGAAAAGGCGATCTGAGTATTCAGGCTGTCAGCGTGCACCACGGACCAATACCCGCTATGGCATACCGGGTGAATGTAGGCAAAAAAAGCATCACCTTTTCGGGAGACATGAACGGAAAATACCATACACTTGAGAGACTGGCCAAGAACACCGATCTGCTCTTGGCACACAATGCGGTGCCAAAAGGTGCCGGCGGCCCGGCAGCAGACCTTCACATGACACCCTACACCATCGGTCAGATCGCTTCAAAAGCAAATGCAGGTACCCTCATACTCTCCCATAGAATGCTCAGAACACTCGGAAGAGAATCGGAAACGAAAAAAGAGATACGAAAATCCTACAAAGGCAAAACAGCATTTGCCGATGACAAAAGTCTGTATAATGTCAGATAG
- a CDS encoding alpha/beta hydrolase, with protein MYHPMQYKLIRGYFTCLNALSPDLALYSAYRLFHRPVNPKRRNRNAKPLPPAESFFVPMDDDRAIQAYRWGPKEAPAVLLVHGWSTNPESMSHFASLLLENGYRVFSYDALRHGRSSHTFSDLADWADSVRAVMASIGPVECIIAHSFGGAAVTVASKLGLETKKLVLVSPIHDIRTVVRNFAVHFGIPSEIVERLSDYTWHKNAERFSKYGKDWSDIVTSAFHVPTLIFHDEADREIGIEHSRHLCQKWPWAELHTTKGLGHRRILDDETVAKEILRFIRNDSQ; from the coding sequence ATGTACCATCCGATGCAGTATAAGCTGATACGGGGGTATTTTACCTGTCTCAATGCCCTCTCTCCCGACCTTGCCCTCTACTCCGCCTACAGGCTTTTTCACCGTCCCGTGAATCCCAAACGGAGGAACAGGAATGCCAAGCCGCTTCCTCCTGCAGAGAGCTTCTTTGTTCCCATGGATGATGACAGAGCCATACAGGCATACAGATGGGGTCCCAAGGAAGCACCTGCCGTACTTCTGGTCCACGGCTGGTCCACCAACCCTGAAAGTATGAGCCATTTTGCCTCCCTGCTCCTTGAGAACGGGTATCGGGTATTTTCCTATGATGCACTGCGTCACGGGAGAAGCAGCCATACCTTCTCCGACCTTGCCGACTGGGCGGACTCCGTACGGGCCGTCATGGCTTCCATAGGACCTGTCGAGTGTATTATTGCTCACTCATTTGGGGGTGCTGCGGTCACGGTCGCTTCCAAGCTGGGACTGGAGACCAAAAAACTGGTACTTGTCTCTCCCATCCATGACATCAGAACTGTGGTCAGGAACTTTGCCGTACACTTTGGCATACCTTCGGAGATCGTCGAGAGGCTCAGTGACTATACCTGGCATAAGAATGCCGAACGTTTCAGCAAATACGGCAAAGACTGGAGCGATATCGTCACTTCCGCTTTCCATGTGCCTACACTCATTTTCCATGATGAAGCGGACAGGGAGATCGGCATCGAACACTCCAGGCATCTTTGCCAAAAATGGCCCTGGGCAGAACTGCATACGACCAAAGGCCTGGGACACAGGCGTATCCTCGATGACGAAACGGTCGCGAAGGAAATACTGCGTTTTATCAGGAATGATTCTCAATGA
- a CDS encoding alpha/beta fold hydrolase has translation MRFSLTVSSLLVGIASRLVGANVKVSDEGLPESSILFVSNHFTRFETFLLPYILYSRYGIVSRSLADDTVFVGLLGKFMRWAGTISNKNKARDCIIVEDLLKGQSNWIIYPEGYMVKNKRITFDKGEFCTHSPEHEGPIHTGAAVMALRARLSQLRAEKHGHVEGRRFCSSMGIDVEDFDASLKVRVVPVSITYYPIRPGKNRLLTWLDSLIHQRSTRIFEEMEIEFNLLMDSEIDIHFGTPIEIDSYVEAFMKEERLLYNREKIDSFLERERKVLTNRMMKQLYSKIKINFDHIFILSLVTMPTVKVCPSYLRTLIYKNARSLRKMEGYRLHPQIEEEMFRLIIDKDYAPFVSAINIATKQKILYLDSDGEYLFDRSLLEKAYPFHKVRVKNTLNVILNEIKWQQEIVSMAIGNSKYSEQELKEDNFSHLQRREWAYYEKEYRHYHDCSPGKEEKGAPIVLFDSKNETGIVFSHGYLSAPREIETLAEFLFEKGINVYVPRLRGHGTDPNALKEVTVHDWETDFERAVTAMKQVCSRVFIGGFSTGGLLALIYASRYEVDGVIVINSALKLHDLRVSYVVPTLQFFNEMIAYLHAKGIMEWIDNDKTEQPEINYLRHPLSAVSELEKVMRKAFNILKNITMPILVIQGDEDPVVKRKSARLIYDTVRSEDRKLLLLPRKNHAILADGNHLEVFEAIARFIENHS, from the coding sequence ATGCGCTTCTCTTTAACTGTCAGTTCGCTTCTTGTTGGCATTGCAAGCCGGCTTGTGGGTGCCAATGTCAAAGTGTCGGATGAGGGCCTGCCTGAAAGTTCCATTCTCTTCGTATCCAACCATTTCACGCGTTTCGAGACATTCCTGCTTCCCTATATCCTCTACAGCCGATACGGCATCGTTTCAAGGTCTTTGGCAGACGATACGGTCTTTGTGGGCCTGCTGGGGAAATTCATGCGTTGGGCCGGTACGATCTCCAACAAGAACAAAGCCAGGGACTGTATCATCGTGGAAGACCTTCTCAAAGGGCAGTCCAACTGGATTATCTATCCCGAAGGCTATATGGTCAAGAATAAACGTATTACCTTTGACAAAGGCGAATTCTGTACACACTCCCCCGAACATGAAGGCCCCATCCATACCGGAGCGGCGGTCATGGCACTTCGGGCCAGACTCTCTCAGCTCAGGGCAGAGAAGCATGGCCATGTGGAAGGCAGACGTTTCTGCTCCTCCATGGGGATCGATGTAGAAGATTTTGACGCTTCGCTCAAAGTAAGGGTGGTGCCTGTATCGATCACCTACTATCCTATACGTCCGGGAAAGAACCGGTTGCTGACCTGGCTGGACAGTTTGATCCATCAGCGAAGTACACGCATCTTCGAAGAGATGGAGATAGAGTTCAACCTGCTGATGGATTCCGAGATCGATATCCATTTCGGTACACCCATAGAGATAGACAGTTATGTGGAAGCATTCATGAAAGAGGAACGCCTGCTCTACAACAGGGAGAAGATAGACAGCTTTCTGGAACGTGAGCGAAAAGTCCTGACGAACCGGATGATGAAGCAGCTCTACTCGAAGATCAAGATCAATTTTGACCATATCTTCATTTTAAGTCTGGTGACCATGCCTACAGTAAAGGTCTGCCCCTCCTACCTCAGGACACTCATCTACAAAAATGCACGATCGCTGCGGAAAATGGAAGGATACCGCCTGCATCCCCAGATCGAAGAGGAGATGTTCCGGCTGATCATCGACAAGGACTACGCACCTTTCGTCTCCGCCATAAACATCGCTACGAAGCAGAAGATACTCTACCTGGACAGTGACGGAGAGTATCTTTTTGACCGCAGTCTGCTCGAAAAAGCGTATCCTTTCCATAAAGTGAGGGTCAAGAATACGCTCAATGTCATCCTCAACGAGATCAAGTGGCAACAAGAGATCGTCTCCATGGCGATCGGGAACAGCAAATATTCCGAACAGGAGCTCAAAGAGGACAATTTTTCCCATCTGCAGCGTAGAGAGTGGGCGTATTATGAGAAGGAGTATCGCCACTATCATGACTGCTCCCCGGGAAAGGAAGAGAAAGGGGCACCTATCGTCCTCTTCGACAGTAAGAACGAGACAGGTATCGTGTTCTCGCACGGCTATCTCTCTGCACCCAGGGAGATAGAAACGCTGGCAGAATTCCTGTTTGAAAAAGGGATCAATGTCTATGTGCCAAGACTGCGTGGACACGGCACGGACCCCAATGCGCTCAAAGAGGTGACGGTGCATGACTGGGAGACCGACTTCGAGCGTGCTGTGACCGCCATGAAACAGGTCTGCAGCCGTGTGTTCATCGGCGGATTCTCGACCGGAGGCCTTCTTGCTCTTATCTATGCCTCGAGATATGAAGTGGACGGGGTGATCGTCATCAACTCCGCACTCAAACTGCATGACCTTCGTGTGAGCTATGTGGTCCCGACACTTCAGTTCTTCAACGAAATGATCGCATATCTTCATGCCAAAGGTATCATGGAGTGGATCGATAATGATAAAACGGAGCAGCCGGAGATCAATTACCTGAGACATCCGCTCTCAGCGGTCTCAGAGCTTGAGAAGGTCATGCGTAAAGCCTTTAACATATTAAAAAATATTACAATGCCGATACTGGTCATACAGGGCGATGAGGACCCTGTGGTCAAACGCAAAAGTGCCAGGCTGATCTATGATACCGTACGCTCAGAAGATAGAAAACTGCTCCTGCTTCCCAGAAAGAACCATGCCATTCTTGCCGATGGGAATCATTTGGAGGTCTTCGAAGCCATTGCCCGATTCATTGAGAATCATTCCTGA